TTTCACATTTGCATTAATGTTATTACTCTTGTTCGTTGATTTAATTGCCAAAAATATTGGTGGTTCTATGGGAGACGCACTAGGACATCTATCATTGCTGAAACATTACAACACCTTAGTACAAGGTATATTCGATACGAGCAGCCTGATTTTATTTGCCAGTTACATTCTTCTCGGCATCTTTCTTACGGCTCAATCAATTGATGCATTGCGTTTTCAACGTTCATAGGGAGGAAGAGGGAACAGTTCCCCTCTTACACAACAAAAAAAATGAAACTTCTCGCTAAAAAGAAACCTTTAAAAATTTTATTTTGGTTTGGTCCGTTCCTCCTTGCTGCAGGCTTAACATCTGGATTCGTATCCCAGAATTGGGGACCAATTCAACTCACATTGATAATTTTGGGAACACTCATCATTGTATTGTGGCTGATATGGCAAAACAAGCAGAATAACTGGTTGGGACAACGTTCTACCCAAGCTAGTACTAATGCTTTGATTGCGACTTTGGCAGTTTTAGCGATTTTAGGATTGATTAATTTTTTAGGAACTCGCTACGATACACGAGTTGACTTGACAGAAACTAAGTTGTTTACCCTTGCACCCCAGTCACGGGAATTGGTACGCAACTTACAAGTACCAGCAAAAATATTGCTGTTTGACGTTAATCAAGACCCCGTAGACAGGGACTTACTAGAAAATTATCGTCGGCAAAGCTCTAAGTTTAGTTTTGAGTATATAGATCCACAAGCAAGACCAGGATTAGCACGTAAGTTTGGTGTCAAAGACTATGGAGAAGTTTACTTGGAATTTGGCGATAAACGGCAATTAGTTCAGGTAGTAGGTCCGCAGCAACGTTTATCAGAAGTAAAATTAACAAATAGTCTGCAACAAATCAGCAGTATAAGCTCTGCTAAAGTTTACCTCCTCCAAGGTCACGGCGAACACGAACTTTCTGGTAAAGGCGAAGGAGTTATATCGCAAGCGGTTAAAGCATTAAATGATAAAGGTTACACCACTTCAGCTTTGAATCTGGTAGAAAAGTCTAGTATTCCTCAAGATGCTAATGTTGTAGTCGTTGCAGGTCCGAAGCGATCGCTATTTGAGAACGAAGTCAAAGCACTACAGGACTACCTGAATCGAGGTGGAAATGTAATGCTGATGATTGATCCAGATACAGACCCCAAACTCGAAAGCTTGCTTGCCCAGTGGGGTGTAAAATTAGATAACCGTTTGGCAGTTGATGTTTCTGCAAGTGTTGGACTTGGTCCTGCAGCACCTTTGGTAACTCAATATGGAAAACACCCGATTACCAAAGATTTTGGCAACGGTATCTCTTTTTATCCCTTAGCACGACCGATTGACACAAATCCAGTACCTGGTATTCAGGCGACTCCCTTGTTACTCACCAAAGCTTATCCTAATAGCTGGGCAGAAAGTGACCAGCAAAGTGAGAACTTGAAATTTAATCCTGAGAGCGATCGCAAAGGTCCACTAACATTAGGCGTAGCATTAACAAGGAAACTATCAGCAAAATCTGAAGCTACATCTAACTCTACCCCCACACCGACACCAACTGCAACACCTCAAACCCAAGCCAGCCCGACTCAGCGCGCCACACCCACAACTGCTGCAACACCAGCCAGCCCAACTCAGCGCGCCACACCCACAACTGCAGCGACTCCAGCCAGCCCGACTCAGCGCGCCAAACCGATAGCTGCTGCTACACCTCAAACATCAGCCAGCCCGACTCAGCGCGCCAAACCCACAACCCCAGCGACTCCAGCCAGCCCGACTCCCACGACTACACCAACAGCAACTGCAACTCCAGCCAGCCCGACTCCCTCATCAACCTCGGGTGAGTCACGAATGGTGGTGTTAGGAAATTCAGATTTTATCATCAATGGCTTGTTCGACAAGCAACTCAATGGAGACGTGTTTCTCAACTCAGTCACTTGGCTAAGTCAGCAGGATCAACAACCGCTTTCAATTAGTCCAAAAGAAGTAATAAACCGTCGCATCAACCTAACAGGAGTACAAGCCCTGCTTTTAGAGTTATCATCTCTGGTGATTTTACCTCTGATCGGGCTAGTGGTGGCAGCTATTTTCTGGTGGATACGAAGATGAAATTACAGCGAACAACTTTAATTCTGATACTGCTAGCGCTTGGTTTAGGTGGTTTTGTCTACTTCCATGAAATAAAGAATGCACCTGAACCAAAGGAAGTCAAGCAGCAGCAAAAAATCTTCTCTTTCAAAGAGGATGACGTGCAGTCTTTGACACTCAAAACTCAAAATCAGACTTTAAATCTGGAACGTACTGACAAGTCTGAAGAACCCAAGTGGATGATGAAATCTCCTGAAGTCGCTCC
This portion of the Brasilonema sennae CENA114 genome encodes:
- a CDS encoding GldG family protein codes for the protein MKLLAKKKPLKILFWFGPFLLAAGLTSGFVSQNWGPIQLTLIILGTLIIVLWLIWQNKQNNWLGQRSTQASTNALIATLAVLAILGLINFLGTRYDTRVDLTETKLFTLAPQSRELVRNLQVPAKILLFDVNQDPVDRDLLENYRRQSSKFSFEYIDPQARPGLARKFGVKDYGEVYLEFGDKRQLVQVVGPQQRLSEVKLTNSLQQISSISSAKVYLLQGHGEHELSGKGEGVISQAVKALNDKGYTTSALNLVEKSSIPQDANVVVVAGPKRSLFENEVKALQDYLNRGGNVMLMIDPDTDPKLESLLAQWGVKLDNRLAVDVSASVGLGPAAPLVTQYGKHPITKDFGNGISFYPLARPIDTNPVPGIQATPLLLTKAYPNSWAESDQQSENLKFNPESDRKGPLTLGVALTRKLSAKSEATSNSTPTPTPTATPQTQASPTQRATPTTAATPASPTQRATPTTAATPASPTQRAKPIAAATPQTSASPTQRAKPTTPATPASPTPTTTPTATATPASPTPSSTSGESRMVVLGNSDFIINGLFDKQLNGDVFLNSVTWLSQQDQQPLSISPKEVINRRINLTGVQALLLELSSLVILPLIGLVVAAIFWWIRR